The Mustela erminea isolate mMusErm1 chromosome 6, mMusErm1.Pri, whole genome shotgun sequence genome includes a region encoding these proteins:
- the LOC116592467 gene encoding olfactory receptor 6C1-like → MRNHTELTEFILLGLSDDPQLQGVIFVFLFITYMLSITGNLTIITLTLLDFHLQIPMYFFLRNFSLLEVSFTVSIPKFLGTLIIGDKTISFNDCIAQFFFFFFFSFFILLGVTEFYLLAAMSYDRYIAICKPLHYMTIMNPRVCILLVFSSWLISFLIVFPALMLFLNLNYCTSNIIDHFTCDFYPLLQLSCSDTKFLEIMGFSWSLFTLMFTLVIIILSYIYIIRTILRIPSNSQRTKAFSTCSSHMIVISISYGSCIFMYIKPSAKDRVSLSKGVAVLNNSVAPMLNPFIYSLRNEQVKRAFMNRARKIVFFSSK, encoded by the coding sequence ATGAGAAACCACACAGAACTAACAGAGTTCATCCTCCTGGGATTGTCAGATGATCCACAGCTTCAGGGAGTGATCTTCGTCTTTCTGTTCATCACCTACATGCTCAGCATCACTGGAAACCTGACCATTATCACCCTAACCCTGTTGGATTTCCACCTCCAGAttcccatgtatttcttcctcagAAATTTCTCCTTATTAGAGGTTTCATTCACCGTCAGCATACCCAAGTTCCTGGGCACCCTGATTATAGGTGATAAAACCATTTCCTTTAATGATTGCAttgctcagttctttttttttttttttttttcttttttcattcttttgggagTCACTGAATTTTACCTCCTGGCTGCCATGTCCTATGACCGTTACATTGCCATCTGCAAACCTCTGCATTACATGACCATCATGAATCCCAGAGTCTGCATACTCCTTGTCTTCTCTTCGTGGCTGATTTCATTCTTAATTGTATTCCCTGCACTCATGTTGTTCTTAAACCTTAATTACTGTACGTCTAATATTATTGACCATTTTACCTGTGATTTTTACCCCCTGCTGCAACTTTCTTGTTCAGACACAAAATTCCTAGAGATAATGGGATTTTCCTGGTCTCTGTTTACTTTAATGTTTACCTTGGTAATAATAATTCTGTCCTACATATATATCATCAGAACAATTTTAAGAATTCCTTCTAATAGTCAGAGGACAAAGGCCTTTTCCACCTGCTCATCCCACATGATTGTTATCTCCATCTCCTATGGCAGctgcatttttatgtatattaaacCCTCGGCAAAAGACAGAGTGTCTCTGAGCAAGGGAGTTGCTGTGCTAAACAACTCAGTAGCCCCCATGTTAAACCCTTTTATCTACAGTCTAAGGAATGAGCAAGTCAAGCGAGCCTTCATGAACAGGGCAAGGAAGATTGTAtttttctcaagtaaatga